One Novosphingobium sp. EMRT-2 DNA segment encodes these proteins:
- a CDS encoding DMT family transporter, with protein sequence MARHVHAFPILIALAGLATFSVMDGFMKEASILVGAYAAMALRSLAGTALMLPVWLGRRGRWPAASTVRLHALRAVVAGVMATLFFYGVVRTPLAEGIALSFIAPLIALYLAAIWLGERVGQRAVAGSLLALAGVGVIVAGKLGGHYSAEGVKGLCAILVSAVLYAWNLVLQRRQALLAGPEEVAFFQNAVTALVLLPGLLWVAPAPTPAALGWIVTSAVLSTASLMLMTWAYARAEARVLVPLEYTAFIWAAIVGWMMFGEALTLRTLAGVALIVAGCLIAVRAGKAEPAPAGKAPEQAA encoded by the coding sequence ATGGCCCGCCACGTTCATGCCTTTCCGATCCTGATCGCGCTCGCGGGGCTTGCCACGTTCAGCGTGATGGACGGCTTCATGAAGGAGGCCTCGATTCTCGTCGGCGCCTACGCCGCGATGGCCCTGCGCAGCCTGGCGGGAACGGCGCTGATGCTGCCGGTGTGGCTGGGGCGGCGCGGACGCTGGCCGGCGGCGTCCACGGTACGGCTCCATGCGCTGCGCGCGGTGGTGGCGGGCGTTATGGCGACGCTGTTCTTCTACGGCGTGGTGCGCACGCCGCTGGCCGAAGGCATCGCGCTGTCGTTCATCGCGCCGCTGATCGCGCTCTACCTCGCGGCGATCTGGCTGGGCGAACGTGTGGGGCAGCGCGCGGTGGCCGGATCGCTGCTGGCGCTGGCGGGCGTGGGCGTGATCGTGGCGGGCAAGCTCGGCGGGCATTATTCCGCCGAAGGGGTGAAGGGGCTGTGCGCGATCCTTGTTTCCGCCGTGCTCTACGCCTGGAATCTCGTGCTGCAACGGCGGCAGGCGCTGCTGGCGGGGCCGGAAGAGGTGGCCTTCTTCCAGAACGCGGTAACCGCGCTGGTGCTCTTGCCCGGCCTGTTGTGGGTGGCTCCGGCGCCGACGCCGGCCGCGCTCGGCTGGATCGTGACCTCGGCGGTGCTGTCCACCGCCTCGCTCATGCTGATGACCTGGGCCTATGCGCGCGCCGAAGCGCGGGTGCTGGTGCCGCTGGAATATACCGCGTTCATCTGGGCCGCGATCGTCGGCTGGATGATGTTCGGCGAAGCGCTGACGCTGCGCACGCTGGCGGGCGTGGCCCTTATCGTGGCGGGTTGCCTGATCGCCGTGCGGGCCGGGAAGGCGGAGCCGGCCCCCGCCGGGAAAGCGCCGGAACAGGCGGCTTGA
- the acnA gene encoding aconitate hydratase AcnA, giving the protein MTQVGQDTLGTRSTLSVGGKDYAYYSLRKAAAKFGDISRLPFSMKVLLENLLRFEDGGFTVSTDDVKAVVDWQKNPSESSNEIQYRPARVLLQDFTGVPCVVDLAAMRDAIAKLGGDTSKINPLVPVNLVIDHSVMVDEFGHPKAFEENVEIEYHRNMERYDFLKWGSKSLNNFYAVPPGTGICHQVNLENIAQTVWTSTDQNGATVAYPDTCVGTDSHTTMINGLGVLGWGVGGIEAEAAMLGQPVSMLIPEVVGFKFTGQLQEGVTATDLVLTATNMLRKHGVVGRFVEYYGPGLAGLTLADRATLANMAPEYGATCGFFGIDEKTLDYLRLTGREEAQIALVEAYAKEQGFWIDPSVEPIFSSTLELDLSTVVPSLAGPKRPQDRVSLPDVDDVFNKDMAETYKKAHARVPVEGKDFDLGDGDVVIAAITSCTNTSNPGVLVAAGLVAKKADELGLKPKPWVKTSLAPGSQVVTDYLERAGLQPHLDNVGFNLVGYGCTTCIGNSGPLADPISKAINENGLVASAVISGNRNFEGRVSPDVRANFLASPPLVVAYALKGTVIEDFVTTPIGTGKDGQDVFLKDIWPTNEEVYSTMAGCMDRAMFQARYADVYKGDKHWQAINVTGSETYQWRAGSTYVANPPYFEGMSMTPAPVQDIIAAKPLLVLGDSITTDHISPAGNIKADSPAGQWLLEHQVSKADFNSYGARRGHHEVMMRGTFANIRIKNEMVPGVEGGFSKFNGEVLPVYDVAMKHKAAGTPMVVIAGKEYGTGSSRDWAAKGTNLLGVRAVIVESFERIHRSNLVGMGVLPLQFKDGATRQSLGLTGDDTYTIKGVANLQPRQDVEVEVTRPDGSTFSFTALCRIDTANEVEYFMNGGILHYVLRKLAA; this is encoded by the coding sequence ATGACCCAGGTCGGACAGGATACGCTCGGAACCCGCAGCACGCTGAGCGTGGGCGGCAAGGACTATGCCTACTATTCGCTCCGCAAGGCGGCGGCGAAGTTCGGGGACATTTCCCGCCTGCCCTTCTCGATGAAGGTGCTGCTGGAAAACCTGCTGCGCTTCGAGGACGGCGGCTTCACCGTTTCCACCGACGACGTGAAGGCGGTGGTCGACTGGCAGAAGAATCCCAGCGAATCGTCGAACGAGATCCAGTACCGCCCGGCGCGCGTGCTGCTGCAGGATTTCACCGGCGTGCCTTGCGTGGTTGACCTTGCCGCGATGCGCGACGCGATCGCCAAGCTCGGCGGCGACACCAGCAAGATCAACCCGCTGGTGCCGGTCAACCTCGTGATCGACCACTCGGTCATGGTCGACGAATTCGGCCATCCCAAGGCGTTCGAGGAGAACGTTGAGATCGAATACCACCGCAACATGGAACGCTATGACTTCCTCAAGTGGGGTTCCAAGTCGCTCAACAACTTCTACGCCGTGCCCCCGGGCACCGGCATCTGCCACCAGGTCAACCTCGAGAACATCGCGCAGACGGTGTGGACCAGCACCGACCAGAACGGCGCGACGGTGGCCTATCCCGACACCTGCGTCGGCACCGACAGCCACACCACGATGATCAACGGCCTGGGCGTGCTGGGCTGGGGCGTCGGCGGCATCGAGGCCGAAGCGGCGATGCTGGGCCAGCCGGTTTCCATGCTCATCCCCGAAGTGGTCGGCTTCAAGTTCACCGGCCAGCTGCAGGAAGGCGTGACCGCCACCGACCTCGTGCTGACTGCCACCAACATGCTGCGCAAGCACGGTGTGGTCGGCCGCTTCGTCGAATACTACGGCCCGGGCCTTGCCGGCCTGACGCTGGCCGATCGCGCCACGCTGGCCAACATGGCGCCCGAATACGGCGCGACCTGCGGTTTCTTCGGCATCGATGAAAAGACGTTGGACTACCTGCGCCTGACCGGCCGCGAGGAAGCGCAGATCGCGCTGGTCGAAGCCTATGCCAAGGAACAGGGCTTCTGGATCGATCCGTCGGTCGAGCCGATCTTCTCGTCCACGCTCGAACTCGACCTGTCGACCGTGGTGCCTTCGCTTGCCGGCCCCAAGCGCCCGCAGGACCGTGTTTCGCTGCCCGACGTGGACGACGTGTTCAACAAGGACATGGCCGAAACCTACAAGAAGGCCCACGCGCGCGTGCCGGTCGAAGGCAAGGACTTCGATCTGGGTGACGGCGACGTGGTGATCGCCGCGATCACGAGCTGCACCAACACCTCGAACCCGGGCGTGCTGGTGGCCGCCGGTCTCGTCGCCAAGAAGGCCGACGAACTGGGCCTCAAGCCGAAGCCGTGGGTCAAGACCAGCCTTGCCCCCGGATCGCAGGTCGTCACCGACTACCTCGAACGCGCCGGGCTGCAGCCGCACCTCGACAATGTCGGCTTCAACCTCGTCGGCTACGGCTGCACCACCTGCATCGGCAACTCCGGCCCGCTGGCCGATCCGATCAGCAAGGCGATCAACGAGAACGGCCTCGTCGCCAGCGCGGTGATCTCGGGCAACCGCAACTTCGAAGGCCGCGTCAGCCCCGACGTGCGCGCCAACTTCCTCGCCTCGCCGCCGCTCGTCGTGGCCTATGCGCTCAAGGGCACGGTGATCGAGGATTTCGTCACCACCCCGATCGGCACCGGCAAGGACGGGCAGGACGTGTTCCTCAAGGACATCTGGCCGACCAACGAGGAAGTCTATTCGACGATGGCCGGCTGCATGGACCGCGCCATGTTCCAGGCCCGCTATGCCGACGTTTACAAGGGCGACAAGCACTGGCAGGCGATCAACGTCACGGGTTCGGAAACCTACCAGTGGCGCGCCGGATCGACCTATGTCGCCAACCCGCCCTATTTCGAGGGCATGTCGATGACGCCGGCCCCGGTGCAGGACATCATAGCGGCCAAGCCGCTGCTGGTGCTGGGCGATTCGATCACCACCGACCACATCAGCCCCGCCGGCAACATCAAGGCCGACAGCCCCGCCGGCCAGTGGCTGCTGGAGCACCAGGTTTCGAAGGCGGACTTCAACAGCTACGGCGCGCGTCGCGGCCACCACGAAGTGATGATGCGCGGCACCTTCGCCAACATCCGCATCAAGAACGAAATGGTGCCCGGCGTCGAAGGCGGCTTCTCGAAGTTCAACGGCGAAGTGCTGCCGGTCTATGACGTGGCGATGAAGCACAAGGCCGCCGGCACGCCGATGGTCGTGATCGCGGGCAAGGAATACGGGACTGGTTCCAGCCGCGACTGGGCGGCCAAGGGCACCAACCTGCTGGGCGTGCGCGCGGTGATCGTCGAGAGCTTCGAGCGCATCCACCGTTCTAACCTCGTCGGCATGGGCGTGCTGCCGCTCCAGTTCAAGGACGGCGCGACCCGCCAGTCGCTGGGCCTCACCGGTGACGATACCTACACGATCAAGGGCGTGGCCAACCTCCAGCCGCGGCAGGACGTGGAAGTGGAAGTGACCCGGCCCGACGGATCGACCTTCAGCTTCACCGCGCTGTGCCGCATCGATACCGCCAACGAAGTCGAATACTTCATGAACGGCGGCATTCTGCACTACGTGCTGCGCAAGCTGGCGGCCTGA